A section of the Ciceribacter thiooxidans genome encodes:
- a CDS encoding MFS transporter: protein MKQEETDRNERTGMVVATLALAMLLASLGTSIANIALPALATAFSASFGAVQAVVVAYLAGLTVAVVVAGRLGDIHGLKRMLVAGLGLFALASLICGLAPSLPLLIAARAVQGVGAAFLMTLSMALIRETAGEARVGRAMGLLGTMSALGMALGPALGGMLVPVTGWRGVFLVQAPLAGLGLILAVAVLTARAGAKRMAPGTWAAFEGSMVPNLVTNLVVAAVMMTTLVVGPFYLGFGLGLKEMLVGLVMSVGPVISIFSGVPSGRLVDAWGTGRVLAAGLLALAAGAFLLALLPDAIGLAGYVLAIAVLTPGYQLFQSANNVAALAGVPSDRRGTVSGLLGLSRNIGLVAGAAVMGAVFALGAGTEDLAHAAPAAIAAGMRLTFLAAGGLMIAAIAVVGLAGRSSQ from the coding sequence ATGAAACAGGAAGAAACAGACAGGAACGAACGAACGGGGATGGTCGTGGCGACGCTCGCGCTCGCAATGCTGCTCGCCTCGCTCGGCACCAGTATCGCCAACATTGCGCTGCCGGCGCTCGCTACGGCGTTTTCCGCATCCTTTGGCGCCGTGCAGGCGGTCGTCGTTGCCTATCTCGCAGGACTGACGGTGGCGGTGGTCGTCGCCGGCCGCCTCGGTGATATCCACGGCTTGAAGCGCATGCTCGTCGCGGGGCTCGGCCTCTTCGCCCTCGCCTCGCTGATCTGCGGTCTCGCGCCGAGCCTGCCCCTGCTCATCGCCGCGCGCGCCGTTCAGGGTGTCGGCGCGGCATTCCTCATGACGCTTTCCATGGCGCTGATCCGCGAAACCGCGGGCGAGGCGCGCGTCGGCAGGGCAATGGGCCTCCTCGGTACCATGTCCGCTCTCGGAATGGCCCTCGGCCCGGCGCTCGGCGGCATGCTGGTCCCGGTGACGGGATGGCGCGGCGTCTTCCTCGTTCAGGCGCCGCTTGCCGGGCTCGGACTCATCCTTGCCGTCGCCGTTCTGACGGCCCGCGCGGGCGCGAAGAGAATGGCGCCGGGCACATGGGCCGCGTTTGAGGGCAGCATGGTGCCGAATCTCGTCACCAACCTCGTCGTCGCCGCCGTCATGATGACGACTCTGGTGGTCGGTCCCTTCTATCTGGGCTTCGGTCTCGGCCTGAAGGAAATGCTGGTCGGCCTTGTCATGTCCGTCGGTCCGGTGATCTCCATCTTCAGCGGGGTTCCCTCCGGTCGGCTGGTCGATGCGTGGGGAACGGGCCGGGTGCTTGCGGCCGGCCTGCTGGCTCTGGCGGCCGGCGCCTTCCTGCTGGCACTCCTGCCGGATGCGATCGGCCTCGCCGGCTACGTGCTCGCCATCGCAGTTTTGACGCCGGGCTACCAGCTCTTCCAATCCGCCAACAACGTCGCGGCACTCGCCGGCGTGCCGAGCGACCGTCGTGGCACCGTCTCGGGGCTGCTCGGTCTGTCGCGCAATATCGGCCTCGTCGCCGGCGCCGCCGTCATGGGCGCTGTCTTCGCGCTCGGCGCCGGCACGGAGGATCTTGCCCATGCCGCCCCGGCGGCGATCGCAGCCGGCATGCGGCTCACCTTTCTCGCCGCCGGCGGCCTGATGATTGCGGCGATCGCCGTCGTCGGTCTCGCCGGCCGTTCCTCACAATAG
- a CDS encoding helix-turn-helix domain-containing protein yields MKFLDIGEVAAASGVAPSALRYYEEVGLIASVSRHGLRRQFPPEVLLQLKLIAMGRSAGFSLDEIAGMFGRNGMPELPRDVLHQKADDLDRQIRELTALGDMLRHVADCPAPSHMECPTFRRLVDVAGKRGRRWATSKDGQARPGRS; encoded by the coding sequence ATGAAATTTCTCGATATCGGAGAGGTCGCCGCGGCAAGCGGGGTGGCGCCTTCGGCACTGCGCTACTACGAGGAGGTGGGGCTGATCGCCTCGGTATCGCGGCACGGCCTGCGTCGCCAGTTTCCGCCCGAGGTGCTGCTGCAACTGAAGCTGATCGCGATGGGGCGCTCGGCCGGATTCTCGCTCGACGAAATCGCGGGGATGTTCGGCCGCAACGGCATGCCGGAATTGCCCCGCGACGTGCTGCACCAGAAGGCCGACGACCTCGACCGGCAGATCCGGGAACTGACGGCACTCGGCGACATGCTGCGGCATGTCGCCGATTGCCCGGCGCCCTCGCACATGGAATGCCCGACCTTCCGGCGGCTCGTGGATGTTGCGGGCAAGCGCGGCAGGCGGTGGGCGACATCGAAGGACGGACAGGCGCGTCCGGGCCGCAGTTGA
- a CDS encoding helix-turn-helix domain-containing protein — MLSETLTNELQRYAIGPRIRTLRLKKKLGLVQLGAHTGLSPAMLSKIERGQLFPTLPTLVRIAMVFGVGLDHFFAPEKDKPLVAVVRKGERIRLPVPAGDGPPAWLFESLDYPAADRRMEAFYAEFPADAPQSEPHRHGSAEFIYVLSGRLSVDVDGEESLLHPGDAMYFDSSVAHSYRREGAMACKALVVTAP; from the coding sequence ATGCTGTCGGAGACGCTCACCAACGAACTTCAGCGCTATGCGATCGGCCCCCGCATCAGGACGCTGCGACTGAAGAAGAAGCTCGGCCTGGTGCAACTCGGTGCCCATACCGGGCTTTCGCCCGCCATGCTGTCGAAGATCGAGCGGGGCCAGCTCTTCCCGACGCTGCCCACGCTGGTCCGCATCGCGATGGTCTTCGGCGTCGGCCTCGATCACTTCTTTGCGCCGGAGAAGGACAAGCCGCTCGTCGCGGTCGTGCGCAAGGGAGAGCGGATCAGGCTGCCGGTGCCGGCAGGCGACGGACCGCCCGCCTGGCTCTTCGAAAGCCTGGACTATCCGGCCGCGGATCGCCGGATGGAGGCCTTCTATGCCGAATTTCCCGCCGACGCGCCGCAGTCGGAGCCGCACCGGCACGGCAGCGCGGAGTTCATCTACGTGCTGAGCGGCCGCCTCTCGGTCGACGTCGACGGGGAGGAAAGCCTGCTGCACCCCGGCGATGCGATGTATTTCGATTCCAGCGTAGCCCACAGCTACCGGCGCGAAGGCGCGATGGCCTGCAAGGCCCTTGTGGTGACGGCTCCTTAA
- a CDS encoding fasciclin domain-containing protein — translation MKLKTAILAATIGLAGIQGASAAEKDIIDTAVEAGQFKTLAAALDAAGLVTTLKGAGPFTVFAPTDEAFAKLPAGAVEGLLKPENKQKLTEILTYHVVPGKVMAADVAGLDEAKTVNGKAIDITVDGQSVKVNDASVIKADIAASNGVIHVIDTVIMPPEG, via the coding sequence ATGAAACTGAAGACAGCCATTCTTGCAGCAACGATCGGGCTTGCGGGCATCCAGGGCGCCTCGGCCGCGGAAAAGGACATCATCGATACGGCGGTCGAAGCGGGCCAGTTCAAGACGCTCGCCGCCGCGCTCGACGCGGCCGGCCTCGTGACGACCCTGAAGGGTGCCGGTCCGTTTACGGTCTTTGCGCCCACCGACGAGGCCTTCGCCAAGCTGCCGGCCGGCGCCGTGGAGGGGCTGCTGAAGCCCGAGAACAAGCAGAAGCTTACCGAAATTCTGACCTATCACGTCGTGCCCGGCAAGGTGATGGCCGCGGATGTCGCGGGGCTCGACGAGGCGAAGACGGTCAACGGCAAGGCGATCGACATCACCGTCGACGGCCAGTCGGTCAAGGTGAACGACGCCAGCGTCATCAAGGCGGACATCGCCGCCTCGAACGGCGTCATCCATGTGATCGACACGGTGATCATGCCGCCCGAGGGCTGA
- a CDS encoding DUF378 domain-containing protein: MTIMNVLTLALVIVGGLNWGLVGLFDLDLVAAIFGAGSLLAGAVYVLVGLSAVWQLVPLSSALGARELAAEHRR, encoded by the coding sequence ATGACCATCATGAACGTCCTGACACTCGCCCTTGTCATCGTGGGCGGGCTCAACTGGGGGCTGGTGGGTCTCTTCGACCTCGATCTGGTCGCCGCGATCTTCGGCGCCGGCTCGCTGCTAGCCGGCGCCGTCTACGTGCTGGTCGGACTGTCCGCCGTCTGGCAGCTCGTACCGCTTTCATCCGCCTTGGGCGCCCGCGAGCTCGCCGCCGAGCATAGGCGGTAG
- a CDS encoding DMT family transporter — translation MSVSNLTHAPASQSERGAFILSAMAAVFWGSNFEATRIVLFDLPPWTAAAVRVVLAVAATLLWLAATKGISWAVLRRNVVAFAVLGLIGVAGFTATLFLGMKTSSPVTAALIMATSPLTTNLLDSILLKRLPSLLAVLGMIISLSGVALTVGAFSGTHFASGDILILIGSLFWALYTIGCRRWVTGATPIETSAWTMLAGALVLGLVAFRLEMPLTALVHAPAVAWVSTLWMALVGSALAVIFWQVGIARRGPAATSVLFNLVPVSALVVAAIFGRTPDMMQIAGIAVALFGIMLASGNLQGKPHDRHSRRPAAG, via the coding sequence ATGTCCGTTTCCAACCTGACCCATGCCCCCGCTTCCCAGAGTGAAAGAGGCGCGTTCATTCTCAGCGCTATGGCCGCCGTGTTCTGGGGAAGCAATTTCGAGGCGACACGGATCGTCCTGTTCGACCTGCCACCATGGACCGCGGCGGCGGTCCGCGTCGTCCTTGCGGTGGCAGCAACCCTGCTGTGGCTCGCCGCCACCAAGGGCATTTCCTGGGCTGTGCTGCGGCGCAATGTCGTTGCGTTCGCCGTGCTTGGGCTCATTGGCGTCGCGGGCTTCACCGCCACGTTGTTTCTCGGCATGAAGACGTCGAGCCCGGTGACGGCGGCGCTCATCATGGCCACAAGCCCACTGACGACGAACCTGCTCGACTCGATCCTGCTCAAGCGCTTGCCGTCGCTGCTCGCGGTGCTCGGGATGATCATCAGCCTTTCAGGCGTCGCGCTGACGGTCGGGGCATTCTCCGGCACGCATTTCGCTTCAGGCGACATACTGATTCTGATCGGAAGCCTCTTTTGGGCGCTCTATACGATCGGTTGCCGCCGCTGGGTCACCGGCGCCACGCCGATCGAGACATCGGCCTGGACGATGCTCGCCGGCGCGCTGGTGCTCGGCCTCGTCGCTTTCCGACTGGAGATGCCACTGACCGCCCTCGTCCACGCTCCGGCGGTCGCCTGGGTTTCAACCTTGTGGATGGCGTTGGTCGGTTCGGCTCTTGCCGTGATCTTCTGGCAAGTAGGAATTGCCCGGCGCGGCCCGGCTGCAACCTCGGTCCTGTTCAACCTGGTGCCCGTTTCGGCGCTCGTCGTCGCGGCGATCTTCGGCCGGACACCTGACATGATGCAGATCGCCGGCATTGCGGTCGCCCTCTTCGGCATCATGCTGGCCAGCGGTAATCTGCAAGGCAAACCGCACGACCGGCATTCTCGCCGGCCAGCCGCAGGCTAG
- a CDS encoding LysR family transcriptional regulator, whose translation MRDLDWDDCRIFLALAREGTLSGAARQLAIGVATVSRRIERMEHGLDLPLFLRTQNGYVLTDQGEMLLPRAEAVELAMLEMRKEASDHSEIRGMVRLTSIESLVVPFIVPALAPLLSANPGLDVEILFSSSTVNMHRHDADLALRMVRPERGHLRVRQLAVMGFGLYGPPDGGRPSRMVAWPEAASVGALLTWTEAFAEPQAPRLAVNTLPGQIEAVRRGIGVSILPHFLAREAGLRLLEDRLGGGDPMQRPILLVTHADLAASRRVVSVAEAVSEEILRQRRALLEP comes from the coding sequence GTGCGCGATCTGGACTGGGACGACTGCCGCATCTTCCTGGCACTGGCACGCGAGGGAACGCTGTCGGGCGCGGCGCGGCAACTCGCGATCGGCGTGGCCACCGTCTCGCGCAGGATTGAACGGATGGAGCACGGGCTCGACCTGCCGCTCTTTCTAAGGACGCAGAACGGTTACGTGCTAACCGACCAGGGCGAGATGCTGCTGCCGCGCGCCGAAGCGGTCGAACTTGCGATGCTGGAGATGCGGAAAGAGGCCTCAGACCATAGCGAGATCCGCGGCATGGTGAGGCTAACGAGTATCGAGAGCCTGGTCGTGCCGTTCATTGTCCCGGCCCTGGCTCCGCTCTTGAGCGCCAATCCCGGCCTCGATGTCGAAATCCTGTTCTCGAGTTCGACGGTGAACATGCACCGTCACGACGCCGACCTGGCGTTGCGCATGGTGCGGCCGGAGCGCGGGCATCTGCGCGTGCGCCAACTGGCGGTCATGGGATTCGGCCTTTACGGCCCGCCGGATGGAGGTCGGCCGAGCCGCATGGTCGCCTGGCCGGAGGCCGCGAGCGTCGGCGCACTTCTGACATGGACCGAGGCTTTCGCTGAGCCGCAGGCGCCGAGGCTGGCGGTAAACACGTTGCCGGGACAGATCGAAGCGGTACGGCGCGGCATCGGGGTCTCGATACTGCCGCATTTCCTGGCGCGGGAGGCGGGACTGCGCCTCCTCGAGGACCGCCTGGGAGGCGGCGATCCCATGCAAAGGCCGATCCTGCTCGTCACCCATGCCGATCTTGCCGCTTCGCGTCGGGTGGTGAGCGTCGCCGAGGCAGTGAGCGAGGAAATACTGCGTCAGCGTCGCGCCCTGCTGGAGCCGTAG
- a CDS encoding tyrosine-type recombinase/integrase — protein sequence MVVIHRLTDARIRSKLKPGRYGDGGGLYLEVATAGTRSWLFMWKVNGRRRAIGLGGYPAVSLARARSIAAKAKSDIAEGRDPAVLAKRSMVPTFAKCVEEFLAVNSPSWRNDKHRAQWEMTLGDAYCRTIREKPVDKIATDDVLKILLPIWIEKAETASRLRGRIERVLDYAKVKGWREGLNPALWHGNLNHLLPARQKLQRGHHPAMPYKDLPAFMRDLRKREAVASLALEFLILTAARSGEVYGAVWDEFDLDAALWTIPATRMKAGREHVVPLSGPALDLVRRLHDARTCQYVFPGQRTNRPLSTSAMEMLLRRMGKGAYTVHGFRSSFRDWAGDMTDFPRDLVETALAHRVGDATERAYRRSSALEKRRRLMQVFSLYLSNRNF from the coding sequence ATGGTCGTTATCCACCGCCTTACGGACGCAAGAATCAGATCGAAGCTGAAGCCTGGTCGCTACGGCGACGGTGGCGGCCTGTACCTTGAGGTCGCAACCGCCGGAACCAGGTCATGGCTGTTCATGTGGAAGGTCAACGGGAGGCGTCGAGCGATCGGCCTTGGCGGATATCCGGCCGTCTCGTTGGCACGGGCACGTTCTATTGCCGCAAAGGCAAAATCGGACATTGCTGAAGGACGCGATCCTGCCGTGTTGGCAAAAAGGAGCATGGTCCCGACTTTCGCCAAGTGCGTCGAAGAGTTCTTGGCCGTGAACAGCCCCTCTTGGCGTAACGACAAGCACAGGGCGCAGTGGGAGATGACATTGGGAGACGCTTACTGCCGAACGATACGTGAGAAGCCCGTGGATAAAATCGCCACCGATGATGTGCTGAAAATCCTGTTGCCGATCTGGATCGAAAAGGCGGAAACAGCGTCTCGCCTTCGAGGCCGCATTGAGCGGGTGTTGGACTATGCAAAGGTGAAGGGTTGGCGTGAGGGGCTGAACCCCGCTTTGTGGCACGGTAACCTCAATCATTTGCTGCCCGCTCGACAGAAGCTGCAGCGCGGTCATCATCCGGCAATGCCATATAAGGATCTGCCGGCATTCATGCGCGATCTACGAAAGCGCGAGGCCGTTGCTTCCCTGGCATTGGAATTCCTGATCCTGACGGCCGCGCGCAGCGGCGAGGTTTATGGAGCGGTCTGGGACGAGTTTGACTTGGATGCAGCGCTCTGGACGATCCCGGCCACACGAATGAAGGCTGGGCGCGAACATGTCGTTCCCCTGTCTGGTCCAGCACTGGATCTCGTCCGACGACTCCATGACGCTCGGACATGCCAGTACGTATTTCCCGGACAACGGACAAATCGTCCACTGTCAACCTCGGCAATGGAAATGCTGCTGCGCCGCATGGGAAAAGGTGCGTACACCGTGCACGGATTTCGGAGTTCCTTCAGGGACTGGGCCGGCGACATGACAGACTTCCCGCGCGATCTGGTCGAGACTGCCCTGGCGCACCGCGTTGGGGATGCGACAGAACGCGCGTATCGCCGATCGAGTGCGCTGGAGAAACGGCGGAGACTAATGCAAGTGTTTTCTCTCTACCTTTCCAACAGAAATTTCTAA
- a CDS encoding helix-turn-helix domain-containing protein, translating to MNDDKMRQYKIAYSVREASEISGLSPATIHKLCNEGRLTRRKVGKRTFILAADLMNFFLNCPQEKHHRFAAVDAKKVR from the coding sequence ATGAATGACGACAAAATGAGGCAATATAAAATTGCCTATTCTGTGCGTGAGGCGTCGGAAATATCCGGGCTCTCACCTGCAACGATCCACAAACTGTGCAATGAAGGACGGCTGACGCGCCGCAAGGTGGGCAAACGGACCTTCATACTTGCCGCGGATCTGATGAATTTCTTCCTCAATTGCCCACAGGAAAAGCATCACCGTTTCGCGGCGGTGGACGCTAAGAAGGTCCGCTAA
- a CDS encoding bifunctional DNA primase/polymerase encodes MTGPFGTLAETALDSGYVPIPMKGKTPAAKNWSRGFGYNAVLKLSQNMPDANLGILLGRLFAVDIDIDDAAEASEIVEMMQSTLGDSPYMRVGRWPRRMFFYRADDPVITLKIGPVEILGSGHAAVVCGTHPTTLQPYYWPLESLLDVDADAVPVVSASSLARFRSLLRKKYIVNATPSPVIGKRTPSTSRIGARPAGRNDQLFAALRAKAGACKTEADLSRCAQAINIGFTPPLPLSEVNGVVQSVWSYKARGTLMVPGSQKIVLPLTSEAVLKLTKTPDALSLYVALRATRKRARFEIPQKATATRFRWGSDRRVKKAIDVLISEGLLRELTRARGPGKVVRVVYGW; translated from the coding sequence ATGACGGGCCCCTTCGGCACCTTGGCCGAGACTGCGCTGGATAGCGGATATGTACCCATCCCAATGAAAGGGAAAACGCCCGCTGCGAAGAATTGGAGCAGGGGGTTTGGATACAACGCTGTCCTTAAGCTCTCCCAGAATATGCCGGATGCAAATCTCGGCATATTGTTGGGCCGCCTCTTCGCCGTCGACATCGACATCGATGACGCCGCAGAAGCGTCCGAGATTGTGGAGATGATGCAGAGCACCCTGGGGGACAGTCCCTATATGCGGGTGGGTCGGTGGCCCCGACGCATGTTTTTCTATCGGGCAGATGATCCTGTCATAACACTGAAGATCGGCCCCGTGGAGATCCTTGGATCGGGCCATGCCGCTGTGGTGTGCGGGACTCATCCAACGACGTTGCAGCCATACTATTGGCCACTCGAGTCACTTCTTGATGTCGATGCCGATGCGGTGCCCGTTGTCTCTGCGTCTTCGCTTGCGCGATTTCGCTCGCTGTTGCGCAAGAAGTACATCGTGAATGCGACCCCGTCGCCAGTTATTGGAAAACGTACTCCAAGCACCTCTCGCATAGGTGCCCGTCCAGCTGGACGTAACGACCAATTGTTTGCTGCGCTGAGGGCGAAGGCTGGGGCGTGCAAGACAGAAGCGGATCTCAGCAGGTGCGCCCAGGCAATCAACATCGGATTCACTCCACCGCTTCCTCTTTCTGAGGTGAACGGCGTGGTGCAAAGTGTCTGGTCCTATAAGGCCCGCGGGACCTTGATGGTCCCTGGTTCGCAGAAAATCGTACTTCCTCTGACAAGCGAAGCGGTACTCAAGCTGACGAAGACCCCCGATGCGCTTTCCTTGTACGTAGCTTTGCGCGCTACGCGGAAGAGGGCTCGATTTGAGATTCCTCAGAAAGCCACAGCGACGCGTTTTCGTTGGGGAAGTGATCGTCGCGTGAAGAAGGCTATAGACGTTCTTATTTCTGAAGGTTTGCTTCGTGAGCTGACGCGCGCGCGGGGGCCGGGGAAGGTCGTGCGCGTGGTTTACGGATGGTAG
- a CDS encoding HGGxSTG domain-containing protein, whose product MNGDGTTPRISNGRFGPDWPGRRCLAKTRAGYQCQKPALKGKARCQLHGGRAGAPTGARNGNYRTGRYTAEAVQVAREARTRLKELVVLGRRAGIWT is encoded by the coding sequence ATGAATGGTGACGGCACCACCCCGAGGATTTCGAACGGCAGGTTCGGCCCGGATTGGCCTGGGCGCCGCTGTCTCGCCAAGACACGCGCCGGATACCAATGCCAGAAGCCTGCGCTGAAAGGAAAAGCGCGGTGCCAGTTGCATGGGGGTCGAGCGGGCGCGCCAACGGGAGCGCGCAATGGCAATTACAGGACCGGACGATACACGGCAGAAGCGGTGCAGGTCGCCCGCGAGGCTCGCACCCGTCTTAAAGAACTTGTCGTTCTCGGCAGGCGTGCCGGGATCTGGACGTGA
- a CDS encoding ankyrin repeat domain-containing protein — MSEDATGAQDALTPGKTDDATVAAISRAIEERNMEEVRRLLDEGVSPNILTTAAWSTTALMKAASEGCADIMELLIERGADLELRDKDGLSALDIVDYRGNEWDVADVLLRHGAVRNPNLKTSEDELNEYYEARERLQSDYFDDRVYVHEINRGTSRSLLGGESRQTWAVIARRNVHRYPPVSIAEFDTFAEADEFLRRVLPATPRVSLGHRPPDPLPSWEEYRAWADGIEAAAQEKEAAIRKRMELAALLKWPKPRSYNKHGKRQRYASSSPRCLQERAIRAAILRKFGKPRKGKRRLIMEPPQPMTRLIPAKPGRLRSKMARAQNARTFFWDALPRIPPLRRDLFTENPRRTPVRRLSLIVHSQAHLAVSSAKKSRKTKGDNNA; from the coding sequence ATGAGCGAAGACGCGACGGGCGCCCAAGACGCTTTAACGCCAGGGAAGACAGATGATGCTACGGTGGCAGCGATATCGCGCGCCATCGAGGAACGGAACATGGAAGAAGTGCGACGGTTGCTGGATGAAGGTGTCAGCCCCAACATCCTGACCACCGCCGCTTGGTCAACAACGGCATTGATGAAAGCAGCCTCGGAGGGCTGTGCCGACATCATGGAACTGCTGATCGAGAGGGGCGCCGACCTGGAACTGCGCGACAAAGATGGCTTATCGGCACTGGATATTGTTGATTACCGGGGAAATGAGTGGGACGTCGCAGACGTGCTTTTGCGCCATGGGGCTGTGCGCAATCCCAATCTGAAGACCAGCGAGGATGAGCTTAACGAGTACTACGAGGCACGGGAGCGGCTACAGTCGGACTATTTCGATGATCGCGTCTACGTGCATGAAATCAACCGTGGCACATCGCGAAGCCTGCTTGGAGGCGAGAGCCGGCAGACATGGGCGGTAATCGCCCGTCGAAATGTGCACCGCTATCCACCCGTGAGCATTGCCGAGTTTGATACCTTTGCGGAGGCTGACGAGTTCCTGCGCCGCGTCTTGCCAGCCACGCCGCGAGTGAGCCTCGGACACCGTCCGCCGGACCCTTTACCGAGTTGGGAGGAGTACCGGGCCTGGGCCGATGGCATCGAAGCAGCGGCTCAGGAAAAAGAAGCAGCAATTCGAAAAAGAATGGAGCTTGCTGCCCTTCTCAAGTGGCCCAAACCGCGCAGCTACAACAAGCACGGAAAGAGACAGCGATACGCAAGCAGCAGCCCACGGTGCCTACAAGAACGCGCAATCCGGGCAGCCATTTTACGAAAGTTCGGAAAGCCCAGGAAGGGGAAAAGGCGACTGATTATGGAGCCGCCTCAGCCGATGACGCGCCTCATCCCTGCCAAGCCTGGCAGGCTGCGGAGCAAAATGGCGCGCGCACAAAATGCAAGGACATTCTTCTGGGACGCCCTGCCTAGAATTCCCCCTCTTAGGAGAGATCTTTTCACAGAGAATCCGCGGCGGACACCAGTTCGGCGCTTGAGCCTAATTGTTCACTCACAAGCACATCTCGCCGTCTCATCGGCCAAGAAGTCACGCAAGACGAAGGGGGACAACAATGCATGA
- a CDS encoding type I restriction-modification system subunit M: protein MLTGEIRSKVDQVWNAFWAGGIANPLEVIEQITYLLFMRGLDEAQTREENKANMLGRPMERVIFPDGVYRTVRDEDTGEVSEEITYAMLRWSRFRNDDPARMFFIVSENVFPFLREMAEKGTAHAEHMKGARFTIPTSGLLAKVVDMLAEIPMDDRDTKGDLYEYMLAKIASAGQNGQFRTPRHIIKLMVELTAPTPKDVICDPASGTCGFLVAAGEYLRDNHEALFRDKESREHFHNGMFHGYDFDQTMLRIGSMNMQLHGVEAADIRYRDSLASSHGDDADKYSLILANPPFAGSLDEETASADLRAIVKTKKTELLFMALFLKLLKPGGRAAVIVPDGVLFGSSAAHKAIRKMLVDDHKLDAIVKLPSGVFKPYAGVSTAIVFFTKTNSGGTDHVWFYDVQADGMSLDDKRQMLVSEEKFGPVPKAALSAEEHGKNNLPDVVARWKERNGTERDNPRTGQSFTVSRKEIAGADYDLSLNRYKEVVHEAADHRPPKEIITELLALEDEIAAGLKELEAML, encoded by the coding sequence ATGCTCACAGGTGAAATTCGCTCGAAGGTCGATCAGGTCTGGAATGCTTTCTGGGCGGGTGGGATTGCCAATCCGCTGGAGGTGATCGAGCAGATCACCTACCTGCTTTTCATGCGCGGGCTGGACGAGGCCCAGACGCGCGAGGAGAACAAGGCCAACATGCTGGGCCGCCCCATGGAGCGGGTGATCTTTCCGGATGGCGTTTATCGCACCGTGCGCGATGAAGACACCGGCGAGGTGAGTGAAGAGATTACCTATGCCATGCTGCGCTGGTCGCGGTTCCGCAATGATGACCCGGCGCGCATGTTCTTCATCGTCTCGGAGAATGTCTTTCCCTTCCTGCGTGAGATGGCGGAGAAGGGCACGGCCCATGCCGAGCACATGAAGGGCGCTCGCTTCACCATCCCGACATCCGGTCTCCTGGCCAAGGTCGTCGACATGCTGGCCGAGATCCCGATGGACGATCGCGACACCAAGGGCGACCTCTACGAATACATGCTGGCCAAGATTGCCAGCGCCGGGCAGAACGGCCAGTTCCGCACGCCGCGCCACATCATCAAGCTCATGGTGGAGCTGACGGCGCCGACGCCGAAGGATGTGATCTGCGATCCCGCCAGCGGTACCTGTGGCTTCCTGGTCGCGGCCGGCGAATATCTCCGCGATAATCACGAGGCGCTGTTTCGCGATAAGGAGAGCCGCGAGCATTTCCATAACGGCATGTTCCACGGCTATGATTTCGACCAGACCATGCTGCGCATCGGCTCGATGAACATGCAGCTGCATGGCGTCGAGGCTGCCGATATCCGCTACCGGGATTCGCTTGCTTCGTCCCATGGCGATGACGCGGACAAGTATTCGCTGATCCTTGCCAACCCGCCCTTTGCCGGCTCGCTGGACGAGGAAACGGCGTCGGCCGATCTGCGCGCCATCGTCAAGACGAAGAAGACCGAGCTTCTGTTCATGGCGCTCTTCCTGAAGCTGTTGAAGCCGGGCGGCCGCGCCGCGGTCATCGTGCCTGACGGAGTGCTGTTTGGCTCCTCCGCTGCGCATAAGGCTATCCGCAAGATGCTGGTGGATGACCACAAGCTGGATGCGATCGTGAAACTGCCGTCCGGCGTGTTCAAGCCCTATGCGGGCGTCTCCACGGCCATTGTATTCTTCACCAAGACCAATTCCGGCGGCACGGATCACGTCTGGTTCTATGATGTGCAGGCCGATGGCATGAGCCTGGATGACAAGCGCCAGATGCTGGTGAGCGAGGAGAAGTTCGGCCCCGTGCCGAAGGCGGCCTTGTCTGCCGAGGAGCATGGCAAGAATAACCTGCCGGATGTCGTGGCCCGTTGGAAGGAGCGCAACGGCACGGAACGCGACAACCCACGCACCGGCCAGAGCTTCACCGTCAGCCGCAAAGAGATTGCAGGCGCCGATTACGATCTCTCGCTCAACCGCTACAAGGAAGTGGTGCACGAAGCCGCCGACCACCGTCCGCCAAAGGAGATTATCACCGAGCTGCTGGCGCTGGAGGATGAAATTGCGGCGGGGCTGAAAGAACTGGAGGCGATGTTGTGA